CGCGGCGGCGATGCGCGAGGTCGATCGACGGGCGATCGAAGAGCTCGGGGTTCCGTCGCTCGTGCTGATGGAGAACGCCGCGCTCGGGGTCGTCGAGGCGCTCGCCGAGCGTTTCCCGCGCGCCGAGCGCGTGGCGATCGTCTGCGGGCCGGGCAACAACGGCGGCGACGGTCTGGCGATCGCGCGTCATCTCGCCTGTCGCGGCTACGAGCCGATCGTGCGGCTGCACGACTTCGGCCGCCCGCTCACGGCCGACGCCGCAGTCCAGCTCGCCGTGGTGGAGAAGATGGGCATCGCGCTCGAGCGAGCCGCTGGCGACGTGGGGATCCGCGAGACGGTGACGATCGTCGCCGGATGCGACCTGCTGGTCGACGCCCTGTTCGGCACCGGCCTGTCGCGACCGCTTGCCGGCGAGGCGGCGGCGCTCGTCGAGGCGCTCGACGCCTTGCGCGTTCCCCGTCTGGCGGTCGATCTGCCGAGCGGCCTCGACGGGGATCGCGGAGATCGGGTCGGGCCGACGCTCCGGGCCGACGTGACGGTGGCGCTGGCGGCGCCGAAGGTGGCGCACGTCCTCGCGCCGGCCTCCCGCCTCGTCGGCGAGTTGGCGGTCGCCGAGCTGGGAATCCCCGCTTGGCTGATCGACGAGGCGCCCGGCGGGCTCGGGCTGCTGCTCGGCGAGGAGCTGGCCGGCTGGCTGCCGGTGCGCGAGGCCGACAGTCACAAGGGAAGCTACGGGCACCTGCTGATCGTTGCCGGCTCGCCGGGCAAGGCCGGCGCGGCGATCCTCGCGGCGCGCGCCGCCGTTCGTGGGGGCGCGGGCCTGGTGACGGTCGCCTGTCCGGCGCCGATCGCGCCGCTGGTCGACCTCGGATCGCTCGAGTCGATGACTCTCGCGCTGCCCGTCACCTCGGCGGGTGGCCTCTCGCTGGCTGCCGTCGACGAACTCGTCGACGCGGCCCATCGCCGCACGGCCGTGGCGCTCGGCCCCGGCCTGGGTGACGACGCCGAGACCTTCGAGGCGGTGCGCCGTGCGGTGCTCGCCATCGATCGCCCGCTGGTCCTCGATGCCGACGGCTTGAACGCCTGGGCTGGCCGGCCGCGAGATCTGGTCGGCCGGCGTGCGCCCACCGTGCTGACGCCGCATCCGGGAGAGCTTGCTCGGCTGCTCGGCTGTCCGACCGCCGAGGTCGCCGCCGATCGCCTCGCCGCTGCGCGGCGAGCCGCCGAGCTCACCCAGGCGGTGGTGGTGCTCAAGGGGCACCAGACGGTGGTCGCGACGCCGGACGGGGAGCAGCATCTGAACACCACCGGCAATCCCGCGATGGCGAGCGGCGGCAGTGGCGACGTCCTGACCGGCCTGACCGGGGCGCTGCTCGCCCAGGGGCTGGAGGCCGCGACGGCGGCCGATCTCGCGGTACACTTGCACGGGCTCGCTGGGGATCTGGCTGCAGCGGAGCTTGGCGGCGTCGCGGTTCCGGCCGCCGAGCTCGCCGAGCGGTTGCCGGCCGCCATGACCCGCCTGACCACTCTCGAATGAGGATCTGGCAAAGCCGCTCGGCGGCGGAGACGCGCGAGATCGGACGGCGGCTTTCCTCCGAGCTCGCTCCCGACGGCTGCCTGCTCCTCAAGGGGCCGCTCGGGGCGGGAAAGACCGTGTTGGTGCAGGGGCTCGCCGCGGGATTGGGATTCGACCCGGCCGAGGTGCAGTCGCCCACCTACACGCTGGTACGAGTGCACGAGGGACCGGGCGGACGCCTGCTGCACTTCGACCTCTATCGGCTGAGCCCGGACGAGGTCGTCGCCGAGGGTTTCGAGGAGCTGCTGGCCGGTCCCGGAGTGAAGGCGGTCGAGTGGGCCGAACGTCTGCCGTTTCCCGTGCCGCGTGCGCTGCGGCTCGAGCTTGCGGCGGAAGCGGGGGAGGCCGGGCGGACGATCCGCGAGCGGACGGCCGAGCCGGCACGGACATCGGTGCCCCAGGGCACGACGAGTTGACGGAGGAGCGCGATGGAGATCAAGAAGGTCGGAGTCCTCGGCTGTGGCCTGATGGGTTCGGGGATCGCCGAGGTGTGCGCCAAGGCGGGGCTGTCGACGGTGGTGCGAGAGGTGGAGACGGGCCTGCTGGAGAAGGGGCTCGGCCGGATCCGCGGCTCGCTCGCCAAGGCGGTGGAGAAGGGCAAGCTCGACGCGGCGGAACGTGACGCCGTCCTCGGGAGGATCGCCGGCACGACCGAGGTCGCGGCCCTTGCCGACTGCGATCTGGTCATCGAAGCGATCGTCGAGAGCCTCGACGAGAAGAAGCGGACCTTCGCTGCGCTCGACGCCGCCGTGAAGGGGGAGGCGATCTTCGCCAGCAACACCTCGTCGCTGACCATCACCCAGATCGCCATGTCGACGCGCCGTCCGGAGCGCTTCGTCGGCCTGCACTTCTTCAACCCGGTGCCGGTGATGAAGCTGGTCGAAGTGGTCCGCACGCTGCTCTCCGACGAGGGCGTCCTCGCCGATGTCAACGCCTTCGCCCGCGGCCTCGGCAAGACGCCGGTGCAGTGCAAGGACAACTCGGGCTTCATCGTCAACCGGCTGCTGGTGCCCTACCTGCTCGACGCGATCCGCGCCCTCGAGGAGGGCGTGGGGACGATCGAAGACATCGACGAGGGGATGAAGCTCGGCTGCGGCTATCCGATGGGGCCGTTCACCCTGCTCGACTTCGTCGGACTGGACACGACCTACTTCATCGCCAACATCATGTTCGAGGAGTATCGCGAGCGACGCTTCGCGCCGCCGCCGCTGCTCAAGCAGATGGTGCAGGCCGGGCGGCTGGGCCGCAAGAGCGGTCGCGGTTTCTACAACTACGCGAAGTGACGCGACCTTGAGCGAACCGACCGAGATCCCGTCGCTCCTGGCGGCGGAAGGCGACCGGACGACGCTGAGCCTCGCCGTCGAGGGGCTGGAGGCGCTCTTCGGTGTCCGCGACGAGAACCTGCGCCGGCTCGAGACGGCCTTCGGCGTGCGTGTCGCCGCCCGCGGCGAGCAGCTGCTCGTCGAAGGCGACGAACGCGGGAGACAGACGGTCACCAGTCTGGTCGAGCAGCTCGGGCTGCTGGTCGGCCGGGGCTACCGGTTGCGCGCCGAGGACGTCGCCACGGCCGTGCGGGTGCTCGCCAGCGATCCGGAAGCCTCGCTCGTCGACTTCTTCGTCGCCGAGGGGCTGATGGCCTCGGTGCGCCGGCTGGTGCAGCCGCGGACGCTCAAGCAGCAGCTCTACGTCAAGGCCATGCTCGACCACGACATGGTCATCTCGATCGGTCCGGCGGGAACCGGCAAGACCTACCTCGCCGTCGCCGTCGCGGCGGCGGCGCTCGCCGAGAAGAAGATCCGGCGCCTCATCCTCACTCGTCCGGCCGTCGAGGCGGGCGAGCGGCTCGGTTTCCTGCCCGGCGACCTCGCCGAGAAGGTGAACCCCTACCTGCGTCCGCTCTACGACGCGCTCTACGACATCGTCGGCTTCGAGAAGGTCGGGCGCATGCTCGAGCGCGGGGCGATCGAGGTCGCGCCGCTCGCCTTCATGCGCGGCCGGACGCTCAACGACAGCTTCATCATCCTCGACGAGGCGCAGAACACCACGACCGAGCAGATGAAGATGTTCCTGACCCGCATCGGTTTCAACTCGAAGGCGGTGATCAACGGCGACGTCACGCAGGTCGACCTGCCGCGCGCCACGACCTCCGGTCTGCGCGAGGCGCAGGAGGTGCTCTCCGGCGTCGACGGGATCAAGTTCATCCACTTCGACGACCGCGACGTGGTGCGTCACCCGCTGGTGCAGAAGATCATCCTCGCCTACGACCGCCGCGACCGGTCGATCGAGGCGAAGGCCAACGGCGAGGCCGGCTGAGGGCGATTGCCGATGTCCGCTCCGCCGACCGCTGCGGCGCCCCACGAGCTGTCCGTCCTCGCCCCGTCGCGATTCCCCGAGGTGAAGGGCGCCGCCTTGCGACCGTGGCTCGGCGCGCTGCTCGCCGAGCTCGCTCCGGACGGCGGGTCGTTCGCCGTACGCTTCTCCGGGGATCGCACGCTGCGACGGATGAACCGCGACTTCCGCGGCAAGGACCGGCCGACGGACGTCCTCTCGTTTCCCGGCGAGGCCGGGCCGGACGGGCGCCATCTCGGCGACGTGGTGATCTCGGTCGAGACGGCCCGGCGCCAGGCCGCCGAGCTCGGGCATCCGGTGGAGCAGGAGTTGCGGATCCTCTGCCTCCACGGACTGCTGCACTGTCTCGGATACGACCACGAAACCGACGACGGCACGATGGACCGTCTCGAGCGGCGGTTGCGCCGACGGTGGCTCGACCGATGAGCGACCTCGGCGTGCTCGGACCGGCTGCCTGGGCGGCAGCGCTGCTCCTGCCGCTCCTGCCGTTGCTCTTCGTGCTCTCGGCGCTCGTCGAGCGGTCGGGGCCGATCCGCCTGCGTCATTGGGTCGAAGGCGCCGGCGGCGAGCTGCGCCGACTCTACGAGAGCGGCCCGCGATTCGAGGCGTTCCGCTACCTCTTGAACCTCGTCGCCAAGGTCCTGCCGATCGGTCTCTTCGTGGCGGTCGAGACCCTGGCGCGCGGTCTGGGGGCGAGTCGCGGCTGGCTCTGGGCGCTCGGTGTCGTCGCCGCCATGCTGGCCGCCACCGAGCTCGGCAGCCGCTCGCTGTTGCTGCGCGGGCCGGAGGAGGCGCTGCGTCGCCTGACCTGGCTCTATCGTTTCTTCCGGCTGCTGTTCTCGCCGCTGGTGCCCGTCCTGGCGCCGGTGATGGCGCGGCGACAGCTGGAGGTCGAAACGGACGAGGCGGAGGACGCCGCCTCGGAGGAAGAGATCGAGGCGTTCATCGACGTCGGCACCCGCGAGGGGATTCTCGACCCGGAGGAGCGCGAGCTCGTCTGGGGGGTCGTCGATTTCGGCGAGACGCAGGTGCGCAGCGTGATGACGCCGCGCATCGACATGGTCTGCGCCCCGGCTGGCGAGACGCTCGAGACGCTGGCCACCCGCTTCGTCGAGTCCTCCCACTCGCGCATTCCGATCTACCGCGACTCGATCGACACGATCGTCGGCATCCTGCACATCCGCGACGTGCTCGCCGGGCTGTCGACGAAGCCCCCCGGCGACCCGCTGGCGCTGGCGCAGGCGCCCCTCTTCGTGCCCGAGACGAAGCGGCTCGACGAGCTGCTGCGCGAGCTACAGGCACGCCGGCAGCAGATGGCCATCGTCGTCGACGAGTTCGGCGGTACCGCGGGGCTGGTCACCGTCGAGGACCTGATCGAGGAGATCGTCGGGGAGATCGCCGACGAGCACGACGTCGAGGAGCCGGAGAACCGGGCGTTGCCCGACGGGAGCCTCCTGCTCGACGGGCGAGCGCACATCGAGCGCCTCGAGGAGGAGTTCGACGTGCGCTTCGAGGATCCGGCCTTCGAGACGGTCGGCGGGCTGGTGTCGAGCGCGCTCGGCTACCTGCCGCAGGCGGGGGAGTCGGTGACGACGCACGGGTTGCTGCTGACGGTCGAACGCGCCGACGACCGACGGGTCCTCGCCGTGCGCGTCCAGCGTGCTCCGGATGCGAGCGAGGTGGACGATGCCTAGGTGCGGCCGGGTGGCGCTCGTCGGCCGGCCGAATGCCGGCAAGTCGACCCTGATGAACCGGCTCCTCGGCGAGAAGCTGGCGATCGTCTCGGACAAGCCGCAGACGACCCGCCAGCGCATCGTCGGGTTGCTGTCGGAGGAGCGCGGGCAGATCGTCTTCCTCGATACCCCGGGCGTGCACCGGCCGCTGCACCGCATGAACCGGCTCATGGTGCGCGAGGCCGAGGCGGCGCTCGCCGAATGCGACGTGCTCTGCCTGCTCGTCGACGCCAGCCTGCCGTTCGGCAAGGGCGACGCCTTCATGCTCGACCTCGTCGGCCGGGCGACGGCCCCGCGGCTGCTCCTGCTCAACAAGATCGATCTCGTGGCCAAACCGAAGCTGCTGCCGATGATGGGCCGCTACGGGATCGGTGGGCGCTTCACCGAGATCGTGCCGGTCTCCGGCAAGACGGGTGACGGCTGCGAGCCGCTGCTCGCCGCGCTGTTCCGCCACCTCCCGGAGGGCGAGCCGCTCCACGACCCCGAGCTGCTGACCCTTCACCCCGAGCGATTCCTGGTCATCGAGCGGATTCGCGAGAAGGTGCTCGAGGCGACGCGCGACGAGCTGCCGTTCACCACCGCCGTGTTGCTCGAGAAGTGGGAGGAGGTCGAGCCGGCGCCGGGACTGCTGCGCCTGCACGTCTCCGTGCTGGTCGAGCGCGACAGTCAGAAGGGCATCCTCGTCGGCAAGGGCGGCGCGACGGTCAAGGCGATCGGCACGGCGGCGCGTCTCGACCTCGAGGAGTTCCTCGAGCGGCGGGTCTACCTGGCGCTGAACGTCCGGCACGAGCCGGACTGGCGGGAGGACGAGAGCCTGCTCGCCGAGCTCTCGCGCGACGGCGAGCTGCGCTGAAGCGCCGGCGCGCTCGCGCCTGCGTGCTACCATCCCCGGCGCCATGGACGGGCCCCGTCTCAACGAACGCCGCTCCGAGGTCCTCGTCGAGACGCTGCGCAAGTTCCTGCAGCGCGACGCGCGGGCGAACATCTCGAAGCTCCTCGGGCGGATCCGACCCGCCGACGTCGCCGGGCTGCTGCGCTCGCTCGGGCGCGACGAGCAGCTCGAGGTCTTCCGCATCCTCACGCACGACTTCCCGGAAGGGGCCGGCGAAGCGCTCACCGAGATGGAGCCGCCGCAGCGGCTGGCGCTGCTCGAACGGTTGGAGGCCGAAGAGATCGCCGCGGTGCTCGAGCGGCTGGCGGTCGACGACGCCGTCTTCCTCGTCGAGTCGCTGCCCGAGGAGCTCCACGTCAAGGTCCTGTCGCTCGTCGACCTGCGCAACCTGACGGACGTCCAGACCCACCTCGCCTATCGCGACGACACCGCCGGGCGCATCATGTCGCTCGAGTACTTCGCGCTGCCCGAGACGGCGACGGCGCGCGAGGCGATCGCCGCGATCCAGGAGCAGAGCGACGCCGAGATGATCTTCTATCTCTACGTCGTCGACGGCGAGGGTCACCTCGTCGGCGTGACCTCGCTGCGGCAGCTCCTGCTCTCCTCGCCCGATCGCACCCTCTCGTCGTTCATGACGCGGGCGACGATCAAGGTGCACACCGACACCGACCAGGAGGAGGTCGCCCAGCTCGCGGCGCGCTACGACCTGCTCGCCATCCCGGTCACCGATGACGGCAACCACCTGGTGGGCATCGTCACCGTCGACGACATCGTCGACGTGGTCAAGGAGGAGGCCACCGAGGATCTGCTGAAGATGGCGGGGACCTCGGAAGAAGAGCTGCTCTACGAGCGGCGATCGCTGCGCATCGCGCGCCTGCGCCTGCCCTCGGTGCTCGTCTCGATGGTCGGGCTGCTCGTCACCGGGCTGCTGCTGCAGAACTTCCAGGCGGAGATGGGGAAGGCGCTCTTCCTCCTCGCCTTCGTCCCGGTGGTCATGGGGCTCGGCGGCTCGATCGGTGGCCAGGCCTCGACGGTGACCGTACGCGGGCTCGCCTCCGGGCGGATCGGCCGCGACGACCGCCCGATCCGCACCTTCCTCGGCCAGCAGCTGCGGGTGGGGGCGATCCTCGGTGCCGCCTGCGCCGCGCTCGTCGGCGTCGCGGCCGGAGCGATGACGGCGAACGTCGCCGCCGGCCTGACGGTGGGCGGGGCGGTCTTCGTCGCCCTTGTCGTGGCGGCGATCGCCGGCGCGGTCGTGCCGTTGTCCTTCCAGAAGCTGGGGATCGACCCGGCGGTGGCCTCCGGCCCGCTGCTGTCGACCGTCACCGACATCACCGGGATCCTGATCTACTACGGTCTCGCCGCCTGGCTGCTGCTGCGGCTCGGAGGGTAGGCTCTCGGGCCGCCGGCGATGCGCTTCCACCAGGCCGAGGCGCTGTTGCTCGACGTCGCGTCGCTCGGCGACGCCGATCGGGTGGTGACCTTCCTGACCCGCGACCGCGGGCGCAAGCGAGGGGTTGCACGGGGGGCGCGCCGCCGGTACAGTCGCCATGCCGGCCAGTTGCAGCTCCTCTCCAAGGCGGATGTCCAGTGGCTCGAGAAGGAGGGGCGCGAGCTCGCCCGGCTGACGCGAGTCGAGCTGATCCGTCCCGCCGACCGGCTCTTCGGCGATCTCGAAGGGATCCTGGTGGCGAGCGTGCTGGCAGAGAGCGCCGGCGTCTTCTCGCCCGAGGACGAGTCGAGCGAGCTCGTCTACCGGCTGCTCGACTCGACGATCGAGGCGCTGCTCGGTGGGGTCGACCGCTGGCTCGCCCTGCGCTATTTCGAGAGCTGGGTGCTGCGGCTCTCGGGGATCTTCCCGGCGCCGGAGCGCTGTCCGTCCTGCGGCCGCGAGATCGTCGAGCTCGCCATGCTCTCGGGCGGCGGCGAGTCGTTGCTCTGCGGCGACTGCGGTCGCGCCGAGGCGGGCAGCAGGCGGGTCGGGGCGGCGGCCCTCGAGTTCCTCCGCCGGATCGGCCACGAGCCGTTGCGGCGGATGGGTGCCGAACCGCCGACGGCAGAGGCTCTCGCCGAGGTCGGCCGGGTGGCCGGAGCGGTGCGACGCGGGTTCCTGCAGCACGAGTTGAAGAGCGTTCTCGTCCTCGAGCGGACCTTGGGCGAGGACTGAAGGAGAGAGAGGGATGAAGACATTCCAGGAGCTGATCCTCGCCCTGTCGAAGTTCTGGGCGGATGCCGGCTGCGTGCTGCAGCAGCCATACGACCTCGAGGTCGGTGCCGGCACCATGGCACCCGATACCTTCCTGCGCGTGCTCGGCCCCGAGCCCTGGCGCGTGGCCTACGTCCAGCCGTCGCGGCGTCCGGCGGACGGCCGCTACGGCGACAACCCGTTCCGCCTCTACAAGCACAACCAGTTCCAGGTCATCCTCAAGCCGTCCCCCGCCGACGTGCAAGCGCTCTACGTGCGCAGCCTCGAGGCGATGGGGATCGATCTCGCGGTGCACGACCTGCGATTCGAGGAGGACAACTGGGAGGCGCCGACGCTCGGCGCCTGGGGCGTCGGCTGGCAGGTCATGCTCGACGGCATGGAGATCACCCAGTTCACCTACTTCCAGCAAGCGGGCGGGCTCGATCTCGCGCCGATCTCCTGCGAGATCACCTACGGGCTCGAACGGATCACGATGTTCCTCTCGCTCGAGAAGAGCATCTACGACATCGCCTGGGTGCCGGACGGACCGACCTACCGGCAGGTTCGCCACCAGGACGAGCTCGAGATGTCGACCTACTACTTCGAGATCGCCGACGTGGCCTTCCTGCAACAGCAGTTCGACGGCCAGGAGCGTGAGGCGAGGCGCTGCCTCGAGGCCGGTCTGGTCCTGCCGGCCTACGAGTGCGCGCTCAAGTGCTCGCATCTCTTCAACGTGCTCGACGCGCGCGGCGCCGTTTCGGTCACGCAGCGGGTCGGCTTGATGAAGCGGGTCCGCGACCTCGCGGTGACCTGCGCCCAGGAGTACCTGGCGAGCCGGGAGCGCCTCGGCTTCCCGCTGCTCGCCCCGGCTCGGCCGATGGCGGCGACTCCGGCCGTGGCGGCCGGAGAGGAGGTGCGCGATGGCGCGCGGTGAGTATCTGCTGGAAGTCCGCGCCGAGGAGATCCCGGCGCGCATGCTGCCGCCGGCGATCAAGGAGCTGACGACGCGGCTGTTCGAGGACCTGATGGCGCGGCGCGTGCCGCCGAAGGAGGTCGAGGCGACCTTCACGCCGCGCCGGCTGGTGCTCTTTCTTCACGGATTGCCGGAACGCGAGCCGGATCGCCGCGACGAGGTCCAGGGGCCGCCGGCGAGCGTCGCCTTCGGCGCCGACGGCGCCCCGACGCCGGCCGGGCTCGGCTTCGCCAAGCGCTGTGGCGTCGCGCCCGAGGCGCTCGAGCGGCGAGCCACCGAGAAGGGTGAGTACGTCGTCGCGGTGCGCGAGATCGCCGGGGTTTCGGTGCGTGAGCTGCTGGCCGAGCTGGTGCCGAAGGCGCTCGCCGCGATCTCGTGGGCCAAGACGATGAAGTGGGGCACGGGCACCGGCCCGTGGGTGCGGCCGGTGCACGGCATCGTCTCGGTCCTGCACGGAGAGGTCGTGCCGTTCGAGCTCTTCGGCGTGGCCGCCGGAGACACCACGATCGGCCATGCGATCCTCTCGCCACGGCCGTTCCGCGTGCGCAGCGTGCGCGACTACCTCGGCAAGCTCGAACGCCGCGGCGTCGTCGTGCGGCACGCCGAGCGCGCCGAACGGCTCCTCGCCGGGATGCGCGCCCGCGCGGCGGCGGCCGGCGGCGTGCTGGTCGAGGATCCGGGCCTGCTCGACAAGCTCTCGGCGATCTGCGAGGCGCCCGGGGTGCTCGAGGGGAGCTTCGACCCGCGCCTGCTGGCGCTGCCGCGCGAAGTGCTGATCACCAGCCTGCGCGACCACCAGAGCGCCTTCACCGTCGAGCGCGAGGGCGAGCTGCTGCCGCTCTTCCTCACCGTGATGGACCGCGCCGACGACCCGATCGGTCGCGTGCGCGGCGGCAACGAGTGGGTCGTCGCCGCACGCCTCGCCGACGCCGAGTTCTTCTTCCAGAAGGATCGGGCGACACCGCTCGCCGCCCGGCGAGAGGCGCTGGCGCACCTCACCTTCCAGGAGAAGCTCGGCAGCTATCTTGCCAAGAGCGAGCGTCTCGAGCGCCTCGCCGGCGCGCTGGCTGAGGCGCTCGGCTGGAGCGCGGAGCGGGCCGACGCCGTCGAGGCGGCGGGGTTGGTCAAAGCCGACCTGGCGAGCGAGATGGTCAAGGAGTTCACCTCGCTGCAGGGAGTGATGGGCGGCATCTACGCCCGCCTCGAGGGGCGGCGCGAGGCGGTCTGGCAGGCGATCTACGACCAGTACCTGCCGGCCGCGGCGGACGATGCGATCCCCCGCGGTCGCGCCGGCCAGCTCGCCGGCCTCGCCGACCGTCTCGATACCCTCCTCGGCATGTTCGGCCTCGGGCTGATCCCTTCGGGCAGCCGCGATCCGTTCGGCCTGCGACGGGCGGCGCAGGGGGTGGTTCGCACGCTGCTCGAGGGTGGGATCGACCTCGACCTGCGCGCCGCCTGCGAGCTCGCCCTGCGCCAGTACGGCGAGACGCTCCCCGCGCAGGCCGCCGAGCGGATTCCGACGCTCATCGCCTTCCTCGAGGAGCGCGTGCGCTATCTGCTCGGCCTCGAGGGCTTCGCCTACGACGAGATCGAGGCGGGGCTCAAGGCGGGGTGGCGCAGCCTGCCGGACCTGCGGCGGCGCGTCGCGGCGCTCCATGCGTCGCGCGAGCGGCCGGGGTTCGTCCAGGTGGTGCTGGCGGCCAAGCGGATCGCCAACATCGTCAAGGGAACGGAGAGCACGGCGCTCTCGCCCGAGCGGCTGGCCGAAGGCGCCGAGCGCGATCTGTACGTCGCCTCGGCGGAGCTCGCCGCCGGGCTCGACGCCGACCTCGGGCGGGGCGACTACGAGCCGTCGCTCTCGCGCATCGCCGACCTTGCCGGCGTCCTCGACCGCTTCTTCGTCGACATCCTGGTGATGGACCCGGACCCGGCGGTGCGCGCCAACCGTCTCGCCCTGCTGCGCGACGTCGGCGCCCAACTCGGCCGCGTCGCCGCTCTCACCGAGATGGTGGTGGACAAGAGCGAGCTCAAGGAGCGCTGAGACGCCGAGCCGCGGCGCGCGAGAGTCACTCTCCCGCGCCGCGGCGATGGCTCCAGCGGGCGAGGCCGCCGGTCTCGAAGGGCTCGTTGAAGATCTCCGCGGGCAGGGTGGCGCAACCGTTCCACCAGCAGGGCTGGCTCGCGACGAACTGCTCGAGCGCCTGGTACTTGAACGACTCGCCGTGCGGCTGGTCCTGGTACTCGAGGGCGCCCGCGCGGCCGGGTCGCCACTGCGAGACGTTC
This genomic window from Holophagales bacterium contains:
- a CDS encoding NAD(P)H-hydrate dehydratase, with amino-acid sequence MRVLTAAAMREVDRRAIEELGVPSLVLMENAALGVVEALAERFPRAERVAIVCGPGNNGGDGLAIARHLACRGYEPIVRLHDFGRPLTADAAVQLAVVEKMGIALERAAGDVGIRETVTIVAGCDLLVDALFGTGLSRPLAGEAAALVEALDALRVPRLAVDLPSGLDGDRGDRVGPTLRADVTVALAAPKVAHVLAPASRLVGELAVAELGIPAWLIDEAPGGLGLLLGEELAGWLPVREADSHKGSYGHLLIVAGSPGKAGAAILAARAAVRGGAGLVTVACPAPIAPLVDLGSLESMTLALPVTSAGGLSLAAVDELVDAAHRRTAVALGPGLGDDAETFEAVRRAVLAIDRPLVLDADGLNAWAGRPRDLVGRRAPTVLTPHPGELARLLGCPTAEVAADRLAAARRAAELTQAVVVLKGHQTVVATPDGEQHLNTTGNPAMASGGSGDVLTGLTGALLAQGLEAATAADLAVHLHGLAGDLAAAELGGVAVPAAELAERLPAAMTRLTTLE
- the tsaE gene encoding tRNA (adenosine(37)-N6)-threonylcarbamoyltransferase complex ATPase subunit type 1 TsaE, producing MRIWQSRSAAETREIGRRLSSELAPDGCLLLKGPLGAGKTVLVQGLAAGLGFDPAEVQSPTYTLVRVHEGPGGRLLHFDLYRLSPDEVVAEGFEELLAGPGVKAVEWAERLPFPVPRALRLELAAEAGEAGRTIRERTAEPARTSVPQGTTS
- a CDS encoding 3-hydroxybutyryl-CoA dehydrogenase, which translates into the protein MEIKKVGVLGCGLMGSGIAEVCAKAGLSTVVREVETGLLEKGLGRIRGSLAKAVEKGKLDAAERDAVLGRIAGTTEVAALADCDLVIEAIVESLDEKKRTFAALDAAVKGEAIFASNTSSLTITQIAMSTRRPERFVGLHFFNPVPVMKLVEVVRTLLSDEGVLADVNAFARGLGKTPVQCKDNSGFIVNRLLVPYLLDAIRALEEGVGTIEDIDEGMKLGCGYPMGPFTLLDFVGLDTTYFIANIMFEEYRERRFAPPPLLKQMVQAGRLGRKSGRGFYNYAK
- a CDS encoding PhoH family protein, coding for MAAEGDRTTLSLAVEGLEALFGVRDENLRRLETAFGVRVAARGEQLLVEGDERGRQTVTSLVEQLGLLVGRGYRLRAEDVATAVRVLASDPEASLVDFFVAEGLMASVRRLVQPRTLKQQLYVKAMLDHDMVISIGPAGTGKTYLAVAVAAAALAEKKIRRLILTRPAVEAGERLGFLPGDLAEKVNPYLRPLYDALYDIVGFEKVGRMLERGAIEVAPLAFMRGRTLNDSFIILDEAQNTTTEQMKMFLTRIGFNSKAVINGDVTQVDLPRATTSGLREAQEVLSGVDGIKFIHFDDRDVVRHPLVQKIILAYDRRDRSIEAKANGEAG
- the ybeY gene encoding rRNA maturation RNase YbeY — its product is MSAPPTAAAPHELSVLAPSRFPEVKGAALRPWLGALLAELAPDGGSFAVRFSGDRTLRRMNRDFRGKDRPTDVLSFPGEAGPDGRHLGDVVISVETARRQAAELGHPVEQELRILCLHGLLHCLGYDHETDDGTMDRLERRLRRRWLDR
- a CDS encoding HlyC/CorC family transporter; the protein is MSDLGVLGPAAWAAALLLPLLPLLFVLSALVERSGPIRLRHWVEGAGGELRRLYESGPRFEAFRYLLNLVAKVLPIGLFVAVETLARGLGASRGWLWALGVVAAMLAATELGSRSLLLRGPEEALRRLTWLYRFFRLLFSPLVPVLAPVMARRQLEVETDEAEDAASEEEIEAFIDVGTREGILDPEERELVWGVVDFGETQVRSVMTPRIDMVCAPAGETLETLATRFVESSHSRIPIYRDSIDTIVGILHIRDVLAGLSTKPPGDPLALAQAPLFVPETKRLDELLRELQARRQQMAIVVDEFGGTAGLVTVEDLIEEIVGEIADEHDVEEPENRALPDGSLLLDGRAHIERLEEEFDVRFEDPAFETVGGLVSSALGYLPQAGESVTTHGLLLTVERADDRRVLAVRVQRAPDASEVDDA
- the era gene encoding GTPase Era; amino-acid sequence: MPRCGRVALVGRPNAGKSTLMNRLLGEKLAIVSDKPQTTRQRIVGLLSEERGQIVFLDTPGVHRPLHRMNRLMVREAEAALAECDVLCLLVDASLPFGKGDAFMLDLVGRATAPRLLLLNKIDLVAKPKLLPMMGRYGIGGRFTEIVPVSGKTGDGCEPLLAALFRHLPEGEPLHDPELLTLHPERFLVIERIREKVLEATRDELPFTTAVLLEKWEEVEPAPGLLRLHVSVLVERDSQKGILVGKGGATVKAIGTAARLDLEEFLERRVYLALNVRHEPDWREDESLLAELSRDGELR
- the mgtE gene encoding magnesium transporter; translated protein: MDGPRLNERRSEVLVETLRKFLQRDARANISKLLGRIRPADVAGLLRSLGRDEQLEVFRILTHDFPEGAGEALTEMEPPQRLALLERLEAEEIAAVLERLAVDDAVFLVESLPEELHVKVLSLVDLRNLTDVQTHLAYRDDTAGRIMSLEYFALPETATAREAIAAIQEQSDAEMIFYLYVVDGEGHLVGVTSLRQLLLSSPDRTLSSFMTRATIKVHTDTDQEEVAQLAARYDLLAIPVTDDGNHLVGIVTVDDIVDVVKEEATEDLLKMAGTSEEELLYERRSLRIARLRLPSVLVSMVGLLVTGLLLQNFQAEMGKALFLLAFVPVVMGLGGSIGGQASTVTVRGLASGRIGRDDRPIRTFLGQQLRVGAILGAACAALVGVAAGAMTANVAAGLTVGGAVFVALVVAAIAGAVVPLSFQKLGIDPAVASGPLLSTVTDITGILIYYGLAAWLLLRLGG
- the recO gene encoding DNA repair protein RecO — its product is MRFHQAEALLLDVASLGDADRVVTFLTRDRGRKRGVARGARRRYSRHAGQLQLLSKADVQWLEKEGRELARLTRVELIRPADRLFGDLEGILVASVLAESAGVFSPEDESSELVYRLLDSTIEALLGGVDRWLALRYFESWVLRLSGIFPAPERCPSCGREIVELAMLSGGGESLLCGDCGRAEAGSRRVGAAALEFLRRIGHEPLRRMGAEPPTAEALAEVGRVAGAVRRGFLQHELKSVLVLERTLGED
- a CDS encoding glycine--tRNA ligase subunit alpha is translated as MKTFQELILALSKFWADAGCVLQQPYDLEVGAGTMAPDTFLRVLGPEPWRVAYVQPSRRPADGRYGDNPFRLYKHNQFQVILKPSPADVQALYVRSLEAMGIDLAVHDLRFEEDNWEAPTLGAWGVGWQVMLDGMEITQFTYFQQAGGLDLAPISCEITYGLERITMFLSLEKSIYDIAWVPDGPTYRQVRHQDELEMSTYYFEIADVAFLQQQFDGQEREARRCLEAGLVLPAYECALKCSHLFNVLDARGAVSVTQRVGLMKRVRDLAVTCAQEYLASRERLGFPLLAPARPMAATPAVAAGEEVRDGAR